TGTTCCCTGCATGAAGGACATACCCTGACAAAAGAAAAACTGGTCAGTTTCTGTGCAACCCGTATTGCCGGCTACAAGAAACCGCGGTACGTGGAATTCATATCGGAACTGCCGAAAACAGAAGACGGCTCAATTGATCGGGCAACCATTAAATCTCAATTCGCTTGACCATTTCCGCCTCAACCTCACAAGAAAAGAAGGTTAGTGTCTGTCCAGAAATGAGATTTTTTTCGAGTTCAGGCAAGCGAAGACTCCGAGGAGCATAGAAAAATAAAAAGCGCAGCATATTAGGCATATGTGAATATTTTTATTTTTCGTAGTGACGCAGAAATCGGGCAAAAAAGCCATTTATGGGCAGATACTATGACATACCCTGAAAAAGAGGGCTAAAACCTCCCTTCGTCTCCAGCCTACTTCGGAAATTACATGCTCACCTTTTTCTTCGAGTTGCTCTCTTCAACAGATGAATATTTTGAATACGAATTATACGATCCAAGTATTTTCTGTTTCAGATAGCTGCTTTTCATACCGTTAAAGACAATACCAATTATTTTTTCCTGACCGATCTGCTCAATCATAGTCTTTACTTTCGTCCTGTCCGACTTTCCATAACCAACAACCAGTACAACTGCATCTACTTCCTTCGCCAGAACATTTGATTCGGATGCCAACAGGTACGGAGGACTGTCAAAAATGACAAATCTGTCACTGTATCGTCCTGAAAGTTCATCTACCAGGTCGGACATTCTGGCTGAAGCCAGTAATTCTGCAGGATTAACAGGACAATCACCACTTGGAATAATTGAAAGCTTATCAACCGTGGTTTTGAAAATAAGCTCAGCCAGATCGACACCATCCCTGAGATAATCTGTCAACCCATTCCGACATACCGAAGAAAGACCAAACAGGGATGCCACAGATGGTCTTCGAAGATCACAATCCACAAGCAATGAATATTGGTCAAGCCCCCTTGCCATGGTTATGGCAAGATTCGCTGAGACAAAACTCTTTCCTTCCTCGGGGGCATTGGATGTCACCATAATGGTTTGTGGCCGTTTCTGGCCTTCCCCGGGATAAAGAATACGGGAACGTAAAATACGAAAAGATTCTGACGCCTCTTTGTTTTCGTTGGTTACTTTTAGTAACCGCTCATCCCAGGCGCCGGCAGAATAAAACGAATCTTTTTCAGCAGCTTTTTTTCCACTGGAAGCCTTTCCCGGACGGGAAGGGTCCTGTTTCTCTCCCCCTCCCAGATCTACTCCGGATTTTTCAAGAATATCTGACATGTTTCCCATAGATAACCTAACCTGTACCTGATCACGAAGTTTTTAACTGCCTGTTTTCATGAATTTAAAATTTTTTTTGGAAGTGGCCCTGACTTATCCTGAATTATACCATCAACGAACATTCACAGCTTCATGATAGTGTTACGATCCTTAAAATAATCAAAAGTTGCCCGTGCTGAAAAAAACCATCTGTTTTCCTATGGAACCCAGCACATATGGGGATGTGACATAATTGTCAGGCCGGGTTTTGTACGTAATCAGAAAAAATTATGACATCATATTGAAATAATAACTTTTCACAAAATTCCAGAATCCATCCAAAAGACCTGACTGATATGCAAACCAGACACCGGCACTTTCAACACACAGTAAAATGAGCAGTAACCAGAAAAGACCATTCTCCACAAATGATTTATTTCGTTGCCCGGCACTGTCCCCCATCTCACCCGGAAGTTGTTGCCGGGCAGTGCATTCACGAACAGTCTTTTTATCTATCTGAAGAGAATTCTTACCATAACCGTCCAAAAGAGCGCTGTCGCATATAATGTTGATAACTCGGGGATTTCCGTTTGAGACTCGATGAATTTCATCAATAGCCTGGTCCGTAAAAAGACCTGTCTGCTGCGCTTCAGCCAGATTAAGCCTGAAGAGGATATACTGTAACGTATCCTCCCTTGACAGAGCGTCCAGGTGAAAACGGAGAGAAATTCTCTGTCTTAACGGACGAAGCCTGTCATCCTCCAAACGTTCAATAAGTTCAGGTTGCCCCACAAGAAAGACACTCATACCACCGGGATAACCAGCAGAAATATTTGTAAGTAAACGAATTTCCTCCAGCATTGATACTTCAAGAACATGAGCCTCATCAATTATCAAAAGGATTTTCTTCCCTGATTTTTGATTTCTCTTCAAAAGATCTTCAAACGCCAGAAAAAATTTGGATTTGTTCCCCTCAAAACTCAAACCAATTTTATTGGCAAAAAAGTGGTAAAATTCTGCAATTTCCAGATTAGGATTTGAAATCAGACAAAGATCCTCTGTCATTCCCAGGGAAGTCGCAAGACAATTTATAAGTGTAGTCTTGCCGGTTCCAACACCACCGGTCAGAAGCAGAAAGCCCTTGTCAGACATTACGCCGTATTTTAAAACAGCCAGACCCTCTTTGTGACTTTCACCCAGAAATAAATTATTTACTTTTGGTGTCAGCTCAAAAGGCCTCTTTTTGAGACCATAAAATTTCAAATACATAATAGTTTGCTGATACCCTCAAAAAGCAATATAATTGTGCAGTTAATGAATGTAACCGTTGATTGTTTCTTTCATCAATTCTGAAGAAAAAATACTTCTCGTTGTGCAGGCCTTCCTGATAATTATCTTATCCTGTTCATCAATCAGGTTCAACACCTTTTCAAAAAACACAGATTTCAACCTTTAACCCGCATTTCATTGAACAGAAAATACCAAATTTTTGACAGGAATTTTTATTCTATCTACCGAAAAGAGTCTGTCGGAAAATGGGAAATTTCCGGCAGACTCTGGAGTATAACACCACTTCAATGTTATAAAATTTCCAATGCGACAGAAACACCTCCTGAACTGCGAATACCCTTCGGGCGGCGAATACCAAATGTCACATTCAGAAAACTATTTGGTGGTGGTAACAGGACAGGGTGCCTTGAGAATCACATAACGGGATGTGGAGCCGAGAATAATCTTTTCAACCCTGGATTTCTTTTTAATACCGAGAAAAATATGATCAATATCATTTTCCTCGGCAAAACGAACCAGGTCCTCCCCTGCGGAAAGCCCTCGTACACTTTGCTGGGCATCGCACTCAAGCCCGGCTTCTTCCATCAATTTCCGGGCCAGAGCAAGTTCCCTGTCCACCTTTTCAATATCGGATTCCTTTTCCGAAGTCCCCCCGCCCATGGATGTAACGATATAGACAACCGCGTTAAATTTCAGTGCAAAGTCCCTGGCAAGGGCCAGAGCCTTGTCCCCCACCGCACCACCATTGTATCCAACCAGTATTTTCATAAGCTGCTCCTGTAAGTACCTACATCCATCGTTTACGTCGTTTATATGATTTCACATTCTTGAATGATTTTCTCCCGCCCCCCTGGGTAATTCCCATATAGAACTCCTTCACATCCGGATTATCCTGCAGTTCCGCCGAGGGTCCTTCGAGGACTATTTTACCCGACTCCATTATATATGCATAGTCAGAAACTGCCAGTGCAACCTTGGCATTCTGCTCGACAACCAGGATAGTGGTGTCAAGCTCTCTGTTAATAACCTTTATATTATCAAATATTTCTTTTACCAGTAAAGGCGCAAGGCCAAGGGAAGGCTCGTCGAGCATCAGCATTTTCGGTGCTGCCATCATCGCCCGGGCAATGGCGATCATCTGCTGCTCTCCGCCTGAACTGTATCCCGCCATTCTGTTTGTCACTTTGGACAACCTGGGGAAATGTCTGTACATCAGCTCATTATCTTCCCGGATTTTTTTGGAACCGTCTTTTCTGGTGATTGAACCCACGAGAATATTTTCATTCACGGTCAAGTGCTTGAAGATACGGCGGCCCTCCGGTACCATGACGGAACCAAGTTTAACCACATCGGTTCCCATCAGCCTGGTTGTATCGGTCCCGTCAAATTTGATATACCCTTCCTTGATTGCACCGTTTTCAGGTTTCAAAAGCCCGCTGATGGCCCTCAGTGTCGTAGTCTTTCCCGCACCATTGGTTCCCAGAAGTGCGACAATGCTGCCCCGTGGCACGGTCAGGCTGACTCCACGCAACACCTGTATGATGTCATTGTAAACAACTTCAATATTATTGACTTCCAGCAGATTATTTTCCATAAATGATGATCTCGTAAAAAGTCGTTCAACGTTCTCAGATGGACTCTGGAAAAACTTCGATATACAAGGCGTGGCGGTGTCGTGTAAGCGCAGGCGTACATAGAGTACGTCGAGCATTACACGATCACCCCACAACGCAGTAGATCGGAGTTTTTACGAGTCCATCATAAATATGTTCTTTCAAGTTCGGCTTTACTATACCGACAGCCGGAAGGACCAACTGTCGGCTTTGAGATTGAAAAAGCCAGGTAATTAAACAATTACTTGATCTTCTTCATAAATTCAGACTGGATCGGAGTACCGACTTTCTTAAAAGATCCGCTCTGAACAGTATAAATCTGCAACATGTCAACTCCCGCACGATCAGTCTTTGAATAGGTTACAGGACCGATCGTGGTGTAGGGGAAATAAGCATTCTTGCCATTCATCTCATTCAGGGTTTTATAAAGATTCGCTCTCGTCACCTCGAGTCCTGCCGCCTTGGTACGCTTAATCGCCTCGGTCGCAACCTGAGCAACCATGATGCCGGCCGCATAGTTGTGAGAGTTGGCCGCCTTCTCGTCGCGACCGTATCGCTTGGCCAGGGCCAGCTGCTTTTCAGTGCCTTCATTTTTTTCGGAAGTCAGATTGAACGAACAACTCCAGACATAACCTTCACAGGCATCCCCCGCCAGGGCAATAAGATCGTTACCACCGGTATAATGAACACCAAGAAAGGTCAGTTTTCCTTTCTCACCGTATGTCTTGGCGGTCAAACCGAGACGGGCTGCATCCTTGAGCATTGTTGCGACAGGAGATTGAACCGTATGGCAGAGAACATACTGAACACCTTTGGACATGAGTCTTTTCAACATGGCAGAATTATCCAGATCCTTACCGTGTTCCACAACTTCAACAATTTCCATGTTGAGTCCAGCGGCGACAGCTTTCTTTGCATCATCAACCGGTCCTCTTCCGAAAGCGGAAGGATGAATAAACATGGCGACTTTTGCTTTCCCACCCTTGTGGTTTTTCACAACATATTCAGACAGGGCAACAAGCTGCTCAGAATAGGATGCCACAGGCAGGAAAATATAATTGGAACCGTCCAGGTTTCCAGCATGATAGGATGCGGGGAGAACAGGAATTTTTTCCTCTTCAAAATCCCTCTTTAGACCGAGAGTACTCCCTGTTGAATAGTTGAGGTACATGACAATACCCTCGTCAAGATACTCTTCAAAATTTCTCTTGGTAATATCAGTTTTATACTGATCATCCCTGATGGTGCAGTCGATGGTATCGTCACCCAGCATCTTTGTTTCATTGACAAACTTGAAATAATCTTCAGTTCCTTTGGAATAAGGGTTACCTGCATCTGATGTCGGTCCTGTTATAGCCAGGGACATCCCGAGTTTATAGACTTTCCCCCCGCATTTGCCACGGTGGTCAATGCAAAGAATGCTGCAAGGATCATGAGTGTATTGAAAAATAAGGTTTTCCTGTTTACCATGTTCTCCTCCTGTTTTGTTTTTTTACTTCTACCTACTACTTCTCCTCGCTTTCAGGCGAAACAAGTTCGCCTGATCTTCTGAACCGACAACATCCGTTCACTACAATTGACACAATGTTCATGAGAAATTCAGGGCTAACCCGCATTTTTCATCAGTTCAGGCGGCGTCAGCTACAAAATTTTCAAGAGTAAATAATAGTAGCCTATATTTACTGTTGAAATATTGCAGAAGATGGCGTCGCCTGGGCTGACCTTGGGTGACCATTGTGTCAATTTTGTTCGACTACTGATAGTTGGCTAATTATTTGTATTCTACAGCTCATCTCAAAATTGACACAATGTTCATGAGAAATGCGGGTTAATACCTGAATGGCCATAATTTGGTGTAGGATTTTACAATCCTCCACCAGTTGGAAATCCCCCTGGGCTCAAACATCAAAAACAACACAATCACCAGGCCGAAAGTAAACGGTTTGAGTGCAGTGGCCAGGTTCATACTCGACGGCAGGTACTGACCGGCAAATTCTGCAAGGGCCCCCACCTTGAGATCGAGATATTTAATGGCAACGGGTCCCCAGAAAGATCCGTTTAAAGTTCCAAGGCCTCCGACAATGGCCATGGCAAGATAGGAAATTGATTCATGCAGGGTAAACGACTCAAAGCCAACACCCCTGTACAGATACGCGTGCAGGGCACCGGCAACCCCTGCAAAAAAACCGGACAGGGCAAAGGCATATACCTTTGTAAGACCGGGATTCATACCCATGGCGTCAGCCGCCCTGTCATTGTCCCTTACTGCCACAAGGCTCCTCCCGTACCTCGTTTTCAGCAGGTTTCGAATCCCGAATCCCAACAGGACCACAACTGTCAGGATAACAAAATACCAGAACACGTAATGGTCTCTTCTCCCCACTTTACCGGTGAACCAGAAGACCCTGCCAACGAAAATCGTCTGTCCCTGGTTGAAAAATGACATGAAATTGATAACCCATTGGAAAATCATCTGAAACGAAAGAGTAGCAATAGCAAGATAGAGATGTTTCAACCGCAGAGCCGGCAGACCGACAATTGCGCCGAAAACCGCCCCCATGAAACCACTGACCAGGATAAGCAGTGGCCAGAAATGGGTAACCAGCACATGGGTATCCCCGATAACCCTGCAGAATGAAGCCACTGTATAGGCACCTATACCCACAAAAGCAGCATGGCCGATGGAGATAAGGCCGGCAAATCCGGTGACCAGGTTCAATCCCATAACGGCAACAATAGCGATCAGTATATTATCAATCACCAGCATGATTTTATTGCTGAGATGGAAAAAAAGAGGCCAGACAAAGAGCAGAACAAGAAAGAAAAGAAAGATCGACCTGTCGAGGCTGGTGAGAAAATTCCTCTGTTCCTCTTTATAAGAAGTAAAGAAATTACCTGTAGCTAACCATTTATTTGCTGACATAGATTACACCCGCTCAATTTCGTGAATTCCAAATAAACCATGAGGTTTAAAAAGAAGAATGATCAGTAGAATAACATAGGGCATGACATCCCCCGTACCGTTCAGTCCCCAGTTGCCATCCAGGTAACCGCTGGCAAACTGCTGAATAAGCCCCATGATAATCCCTGCCACCACAGCTCCGAGTATCGAATCCAGTCCACCGAGTATAACAACTGGAAAAACGATGATTCCAAAAGAATGAAGTGTATCAAAATTGAGTCCGGTAATATTACCGATAATACACCCGGCGGCGGCAGCGGAAAGACCGGCAGTCGCCCAGGCAAGTCCGAAAACCTTCGGCACGGAAATTCCTACCGACATTGAGGCAAACTGGTCATCAGATACGGCCCGCATGGAAATTCCAACAGTTGATTTCTTAAAAAACCAGGAAAAACCACCTATGAGAATAAAGGTCAGTATCACCCCCACCAGCTGGGTCCAGGAAATAGAGACACCACCGAAAACCAGGGGATCCTGGGGCAGAAAAGCCGGAAAAGAATAGTTTTCGGTACCAAACGGAGTCAGGTAAATCAGACCGTCCAGGATCGATCCAAGACCAATTGTCACCATAATAACAGAAATAATCGGTTCTCCGATCAACCGACGCAAGAAAACCCTTTCCACGCTCATGGCGAGAAAAAAGGTTATGGCCATACTTCCCAGAAATGAAAAGAAAATAGGAATACCGACTGTGACGGTGAGAAAATAGGTAATAAAAGCACCAATGGCAATCAGCTGGCCATGGGCAAAGTTGGCAACTCTGCTCGATTTATACACCAGAACCAGTCCAAGGGCAGCCAGGGCATATATCGATCCCACCACAATTCCACTGACAACAATTTGAAAGAAATAGCTCATCAGACTCCTTCCACCGTGTAGAATTTAATACTTGCCGTAACCGTTGTTGATTGCCCGTCCTGGTACTGGAAGGACGCCTCAACATCTTTTGTAGTTACGGATTCATCGTACAGCGCATCGTACAGATGCTGGTATTTTTCCTGGACAAATTTTCGACGGATCTTGCCGGTCTTTGTCAGCTCCCCGTCATCCACATCAAGCAGTTTATAGAGTAGAGCAAAGCGCTTGATCCGAAAATGTTCCTTTTCGGCCCTCGCGTTGACATCGAGAACCTCCTTCATGATCAGCTCAGCCACTTCCGTTTTTGCCGACAGATCCATATACGTTGTATAGGATATACCATGGTCTTCAGCCCACTTACCCATAACTACGGGGTCGATATTGATCAGGCAGCTGACAAAATCCTCGTTGTTCCCGAAAATAATGGCCTCTTTAATATAGGGACTGAATTTCAGTGAATTCTCCAGAAACATGGGTGAAAACATTTCACCCTTGTTACTGTGCATGACATCGGACAACCGGTCGATGACAATAAGGTGACCGTGCTCATCTATATAGCCGGCATCACCAGAATGGAGCCAGCCACCTTCAAGGGCCTCGGCCGTTTTCTCGGGCAATCCATAATAACCGGGAGAAACGGAAGGGGAACGTGAGAGGATTTCACCATCCTCGGCGATCTTGCACTCGGTTCCGGGAAGAGGTTTTCCGACAGTATCAGGCCTGACATCACCATCCCTGTGCATATAGGCAATACCGGTGATCTCCGTCTGTCCATAAATCTGTTTCAGGTTCACACCGATGGCCTGGTAAAAGGTGAACAGCTCAGGCCCGAGGGCTGCTCCACCGGTATAGGCACGCCTCAGCCGCAACAGTCCCATCTGGTTGATCAGGGGCCGGAACATCATCAGGGTACCCAACCAGGATTTTATTTTCAGGCCCACAGGCATATTTCCCCCTCGCATACGGTATTCCGCCGCCTCCAGTCCCACCTTGATAAAATAGTTATAAAGCAGCTTGTTCAGCCAATAGGACTGATCGATCTTCAGCCAGATTTCCGAACGGATCGTTTCGTAGATTCTCGGAGCACCGAACATGAAATGGGGACCGATCTCCTTCAGATCCGACATCGCTGTCTCAACAGATTCAGGGAAGTTGATGGTAATTCCCGTTGCCATGGCAACCCCGAAAGAGTTCATCTGCTCTCCAATCCAGGCAAAGGGGAGAAAGGAAACGTATTCATCCGTTGGCTCCAGGGGATCAACCTCGGTTATCCTGACACCCATATTGATATAGTTGCGGTGAGTCATCATGGTCCCCTTGGGAAGGCCGGTGGTACCAGATGTAAGGCAGAGATGACAGACATCATCAGGTTTGCCCCGATCCACCAGCGACTCGAAGAGATCCGGATTCTTATTATGTTCCTCTTCCCCCATTTTATACAGGTCACTGATATCAATGAACCAGTCATCCGACATATATTCCCGCATCCCCGGGGATCTTCAAAAATAACCTTCTTGACACCCGGTATCCTGTCCCGCACCTCCAGCACCTTGTCCACCTGCTCCTGGTTATCACAGAAAACGGCACTGACTTTCAGGTAATCAATGATCTGGGCAATTTCATCGGGCATACTGGTCTGGTAAATTCCTGCGGAAATAGCACCAAGGGAATGGCCACCAATAGCGATAAAAAGCAACTCCGGAATATTGTCACTGATGATGGCAATGGTATCATTTTTTCCAAGGCCAATGGCCCTGAGTCCAAGGGCGGTCCTGCGGACATAACTGTAATAATCCTCCCAGCTGTAAGTATTCCAGATACCGAAATCCTTTTCCCGCAGTGCCGGGCGTTTCGGTGTGCTTCTGACCCGCCAGCGCAGCAGCTGTGGGATAGAATATTCAACCAGTTCTTCACGTGTAGTCATCTTGTTTATTCCTCCCCGATATAGGCTTCAATTACCTTCGGATTCTGCGCAACCTCTTCCGGGGTACCGGAACCTATGACCTCCCCAAAATCAAGGACATAAATCCGGTCAGAAATATCCATGACCACACCAAGATCGTGCTCAACCAGAACCACGGTAATATTTCGCTCCTTCTGAATATCCATGACAAAGCGGACGATATCTTCTTTTTCCTCCTGATTCATCCCCGCCATGGGTTCGTCCAGGAGGAGGATATCAGGGGCAAGTGTCAATGCCCGCGCGACCTCAACTTTTTTCTGGACCCCGTAACTCAGATTCCCCACCAGGCTTTTCCGATAGGGTTCCAGTTCCATGAAGTCGATGACACTCTCCACATAGGCCCTGTTTTCCGCCTCAATCCTCGAGGCTTTACCGTAAAAGAAAACAGCATGCAAAAAGCTGTATTGCAGCTTCGAATGACGGGCAAGAAGAAGATTATCGAGAACAGAAAGCCCGGAAAACAGCTCCAGATTCTGAAACGCTCTGGCTATCCCCATATTTGAAACCTCGTGGGGGAAGCGTTTGTCAATTTCTTCTCTCCATAGAAAATATCACCCAAGGTCGGATGATAGAATCCGGAGATACAGTTCAACATACTGGTCTTACCGGCTCCATTGGGACCGATAATGGAGGTTATCAGTCCCTCTTCTATTTTCATATTAACATTTGACAGAGCCTTCAAACCGCCAAAAGAAAGAGTAACGTCCGAGATATTTAAATATGGCATATCGACATAAGAATTATATTAAATAAGCAACATTGAGTTAATAAATCATTAATATTGATGAAAAAATGGTACAGCTATCCCTTTAAATATTACCCCCTTACATATTCCCGTAATGCTATTTATAGCATATAGTATTCATCTCAGCGACCCCCAAAGAGAAAATATCTTCATACCTTCATCCCCGGCAAGTCGCTTTCCCCACTCTTATGGGATACCAGCAGGCTTCCTTTAGCCTGCATTTTTCATGGACACTGTGTAAATTTTGATACAAGATTCCCTATAAAACTCAGCCAGGCTGGAGATGTTGTCGCTTTATCAAGCTGACCTGCTGTCCAAAAATCACCGAAAACCCAAATTGACAGGGAGACCGAGTGTAAAAATGTCCATTCAAATTTTTTTTAAACAGGCACATCTCCAGACTCATAAGCGTTTAGCTGAGTTTCATGAACAGTGAAAAAAACCTGTCATCCGGAAATACCGTCATGCCGTAGCTATGTCAGCAGCATCCTGACGCCCCAAAAGACAGGTCCCTTGTTCGCGTAGCTTATATTTCTGAATTTTCCCAGAGGCAGTTGCCGGATATTCGTCCACAACAAAAAAGAATTCAGGAATCTTGTGAAAGGCTATTTTATCCGTACAGAACTGCCTGAACTCTTCACTTTCCGCTGTTTCACCTTCCCTGAGAATGATAAAAGCAGCAACCTCCTCCCCATACTTTTCACTGGGAATACCGACAACCTGAACATCAAGAATTTTCGGATGTGTATAGAGAAATTCTTCAATCTCCCTCGGATAAATATTTTCACCACCCCTGATTATCATATCTTTCATCCGACCGGTAATCTTGCAGTACCCGTTTTCATCCATGACGGCAAGATCACCCGTATGCAGCCAACCATCTCGGTCAATGGCCGCCGCAGTTGCTTCGTCCATTTTATAATATCCTTTCATGACATGATATCCGCGGGTACACAATTCTCCCTGGGTTCCACGTGCCACCTCTTCACCTGTGACAATATCCGCAATTTTTACTTCGATATTGGGCAGGGCTCTGCCCACGGTACTGACCCTCAGCTCCAGGCTGTCTTCCGGTCGAGTCTGGGTTATAACAGGAGAAGCTTCTGTCTGACCATAGGCAATTGTCATCTCGGAGGCGCCCATTTTATCCACAACCCTTTTCATCACTTCAATGGGGCAGGGTGAACCTGCCATAATCCCCGTACGCAAACTGGAAGTGTCATAATTTTTCTTTTCCATTTCCTCCAGTTCCGCAATAAACATAGTGGGAACACCGTGGAGGGCCGTACATTTATT
The DNA window shown above is from Desulfomarina profundi and carries:
- a CDS encoding polysaccharide biosynthesis tyrosine autokinase, with product MGNMSDILEKSGVDLGGGEKQDPSRPGKASSGKKAAEKDSFYSAGAWDERLLKVTNENKEASESFRILRSRILYPGEGQKRPQTIMVTSNAPEEGKSFVSANLAITMARGLDQYSLLVDCDLRRPSVASLFGLSSVCRNGLTDYLRDGVDLAELIFKTTVDKLSIIPSGDCPVNPAELLASARMSDLVDELSGRYSDRFVIFDSPPYLLASESNVLAKEVDAVVLVVGYGKSDRTKVKTMIEQIGQEKIIGIVFNGMKSSYLKQKILGSYNSYSKYSSVEESNSKKKVSM
- a CDS encoding ExeA family protein, with the translated sequence MYLKFYGLKKRPFELTPKVNNLFLGESHKEGLAVLKYGVMSDKGFLLLTGGVGTGKTTLINCLATSLGMTEDLCLISNPNLEIAEFYHFFANKIGLSFEGNKSKFFLAFEDLLKRNQKSGKKILLIIDEAHVLEVSMLEEIRLLTNISAGYPGGMSVFLVGQPELIERLEDDRLRPLRQRISLRFHLDALSREDTLQYILFRLNLAEAQQTGLFTDQAIDEIHRVSNGNPRVINIICDSALLDGYGKNSLQIDKKTVRECTARQQLPGEMGDSAGQRNKSFVENGLFWLLLILLCVESAGVWFAYQSGLLDGFWNFVKSYYFNMMS
- a CDS encoding universal stress protein, whose product is MKILVGYNGGAVGDKALALARDFALKFNAVVYIVTSMGGGTSEKESDIEKVDRELALARKLMEEAGLECDAQQSVRGLSAGEDLVRFAEENDIDHIFLGIKKKSRVEKIILGSTSRYVILKAPCPVTTTK
- a CDS encoding ABC transporter ATP-binding protein; its protein translation is MENNLLEVNNIEVVYNDIIQVLRGVSLTVPRGSIVALLGTNGAGKTTTLRAISGLLKPENGAIKEGYIKFDGTDTTRLMGTDVVKLGSVMVPEGRRIFKHLTVNENILVGSITRKDGSKKIREDNELMYRHFPRLSKVTNRMAGYSSGGEQQMIAIARAMMAAPKMLMLDEPSLGLAPLLVKEIFDNIKVINRELDTTILVVEQNAKVALAVSDYAYIMESGKIVLEGPSAELQDNPDVKEFYMGITQGGGRKSFKNVKSYKRRKRWM
- a CDS encoding ABC transporter substrate-binding protein, which codes for MSLAITGPTSDAGNPYSKGTEDYFKFVNETKMLGDDTIDCTIRDDQYKTDITKRNFEEYLDEGIVMYLNYSTGSTLGLKRDFEEEKIPVLPASYHAGNLDGSNYIFLPVASYSEQLVALSEYVVKNHKGGKAKVAMFIHPSAFGRGPVDDAKKAVAAGLNMEIVEVVEHGKDLDNSAMLKRLMSKGVQYVLCHTVQSPVATMLKDAARLGLTAKTYGEKGKLTFLGVHYTGGNDLIALAGDACEGYVWSCSFNLTSEKNEGTEKQLALAKRYGRDEKAANSHNYAAGIMVAQVATEAIKRTKAAGLEVTRANLYKTLNEMNGKNAYFPYTTIGPVTYSKTDRAGVDMLQIYTVQSGSFKKVGTPIQSEFMKKIK
- a CDS encoding branched-chain amino acid ABC transporter permease; amino-acid sequence: MSANKWLATGNFFTSYKEEQRNFLTSLDRSIFLFFLVLLFVWPLFFHLSNKIMLVIDNILIAIVAVMGLNLVTGFAGLISIGHAAFVGIGAYTVASFCRVIGDTHVLVTHFWPLLILVSGFMGAVFGAIVGLPALRLKHLYLAIATLSFQMIFQWVINFMSFFNQGQTIFVGRVFWFTGKVGRRDHYVFWYFVILTVVVLLGFGIRNLLKTRYGRSLVAVRDNDRAADAMGMNPGLTKVYAFALSGFFAGVAGALHAYLYRGVGFESFTLHESISYLAMAIVGGLGTLNGSFWGPVAIKYLDLKVGALAEFAGQYLPSSMNLATALKPFTFGLVIVLFLMFEPRGISNWWRIVKSYTKLWPFRY
- a CDS encoding branched-chain amino acid ABC transporter permease: MSYFFQIVVSGIVVGSIYALAALGLVLVYKSSRVANFAHGQLIAIGAFITYFLTVTVGIPIFFSFLGSMAITFFLAMSVERVFLRRLIGEPIISVIMVTIGLGSILDGLIYLTPFGTENYSFPAFLPQDPLVFGGVSISWTQLVGVILTFILIGGFSWFFKKSTVGISMRAVSDDQFASMSVGISVPKVFGLAWATAGLSAAAAGCIIGNITGLNFDTLHSFGIIVFPVVILGGLDSILGAVVAGIIMGLIQQFASGYLDGNWGLNGTGDVMPYVILLIILLFKPHGLFGIHEIERV
- a CDS encoding AMP-binding protein; amino-acid sequence: MDRGKPDDVCHLCLTSGTTGLPKGTMMTHRNYINMGVRITEVDPLEPTDEYVSFLPFAWIGEQMNSFGVAMATGITINFPESVETAMSDLKEIGPHFMFGAPRIYETIRSEIWLKIDQSYWLNKLLYNYFIKVGLEAAEYRMRGGNMPVGLKIKSWLGTLMMFRPLINQMGLLRLRRAYTGGAALGPELFTFYQAIGVNLKQIYGQTEITGIAYMHRDGDVRPDTVGKPLPGTECKIAEDGEILSRSPSVSPGYYGLPEKTAEALEGGWLHSGDAGYIDEHGHLIVIDRLSDVMHSNKGEMFSPMFLENSLKFSPYIKEAIIFGNNEDFVSCLINIDPVVMGKWAEDHGISYTTYMDLSAKTEVAELIMKEVLDVNARAEKEHFRIKRFALLYKLLDVDDGELTKTGKIRRKFVQEKYQHLYDALYDESVTTKDVEASFQYQDGQSTTVTASIKFYTVEGV
- a CDS encoding AMP-binding protein, encoding MTTREELVEYSIPQLLRWRVRSTPKRPALREKDFGIWNTYSWEDYYSYVRRTALGLRAIGLGKNDTIAIISDNIPELLFIAIGGHSLGAISAGIYQTSMPDEIAQIIDYLKVSAVFCDNQEQVDKVLEVRDRIPGVKKVIFEDPRGCGNICRMTGSLISVTCIKWGKRNIIRIRISSSRWWIGANLMMSVISALHLVPPAFPRGP